A segment of the Streptomyces sp. NBC_00376 genome:
ACACGTCCCGGAGCAACCGCCGTTACCTGCGACGACGCGGAATCCGGAACACCATCCCCGAACGCATCGACCAGCAACGGAACCGACACAACCGTGGTTCACGCGGCGGCCGCCCCACCGGGTTCGACAGTGAGCGCTACAAGAAGCGCAACACCGTCGAACGCGCCATCAACCGGCTGAAGGGCTTCCGCGCCGTCGCCACGCGCTATGAAAAACGCGCCTACATCTACCTCGGCACCGTCACCCTCGCGGCTCTCATGATCTGGCTTCGCACGTGATCCGAGAAACAGTGCCTAGTACTGCAACGGTGTTTGTCGTGACGGGTGGTCAGTCGGTGGGGCGTGGCCTCGTTGTTTGTAGTGGCTGGTTCGGGCTTGGTGTTGTCGTTTTCGGCGCCAGGTCGACCAGTGCAGGATGTGGTCGACGGGTGCGTGCCGTCGGTTGGTGAGGCGGTGGATCAGGCGTCTGATCTCGGCGAGGCTGAGGTGGATGAGCTGGGAGGATCCGTTTCTGCTTTCCCGGTGTCGAGCTGGCGGGCCCGCAGGACGGTGAGGCAGGCGTGGGCGGCCATGGCCAGGGTGATGTGGCGGTGCCAGCCGGGGTAGCGGCGGACCTGGTAGTCGTCCAGGCCGCACTCCTGCTTCGCGGTCTGGAAGCATTCCTCGATCGCCCAGCGGCTCCCGGCGATGTGGATCAGCTCGTCCAGGGTGGCGTCGGCCGGGCCGTAGGCGATGTAGTAGGAGAGCTCTTGGGGACGGGCAACGCTGCGACGGGCGATCACCCAATGCCGGCGGTCGGGCCGGTGCCAGGGGCGGACTTCGACGCGTGCCCAGTCATAGACGCGGGGCCCGTGGGAGCCCTGGCCGCACGAGCGGCGTTTCCATTTCTGCCGGGGCAGGGCGGGAAATAGATCGCTCACGGGGTGGTCGATGGCCCAGCGGGTGACGACCGTGTCGTGGCGGGTGGTGGCCATGACGTGGAAGACGTCCGCCTGTTCCAGCTCAGAGCGCCAGCCCTTGCTGTAGCCGTAGCCGGCATCTGCGGTCACCCAGCGGAACGGGATCTTGCCGGCGATCGCGCGGCGGACCATCTCCTTGGCCATCGCCACCTTCGTCGCGAAGCCGACCTCGTCGTCAATGCCGGCCCGGCGGCACCGCTCTCGGTCGTCCGTCCAGGAGGCAGGCAGATACAGACGGCGGTCGATCAGCGTTCGTCCGAGCGGGGCCGCATAGGCGAGGAAGACACCGACCTGGCAGTTCTCCGTGCGGCCCGCGGTGCCGGAGTACTGCCGTTGCACCCCGGCCGAACCGGTGCCCTTCTTCAGGAAGCCGGTGTCGTCCACGATCAGCACCGCACCAGGATCGCCGAGATGCTCGACCACGTAGTCACGCACATCGTCCAGAACCTCGTCGGCGTCCCACTCGATCCGGTTCAACAGCCGGTGGATGCGGTCCGGACCTGCGTGGCCGGCTTCTTCGGCCAGCGTCCAGCCGTTCTTCCGCTGCAACGGGGCTACGAGTCCCCGCATATAGGCAAGAGCTGACTCACGAGGCTCCGATCTGCCGAATCGGTGAAGAAACCGCCCTTGCACCGCACCCAACTCACCGGCCCACGACCTGACCTCAGCAAGATCCCCACCCATGACAACACCAACGATCGACCTGCCTACCCGTCACAGCAAACACCGTTGCAGTACTAGTGCGTGGCCTCGTCGCCATCGCCTGGTTCGGTATCCAGACCTACCTCGCGTCGTCCGTGCTGGGCACGCTCCTCGTGACGATGTTCCCGGGCCTCAAGTCCCTGGACACCAACTCCGTTCTCGGCCAGTCGACGCTCGGCTGGATCACCTTCCTGGCGCTGTGGGCCCTCCAGGTCCTCATCGTGAGTTACGGGATGCAGATGATCCGGCGGTACATGGCCTTCGCCGCACCCACGACCCTGATCACCATGTGCGCGCTTGCGGCCTGGATGTTCTGGCGGGCGGACGGCTCGATCTCGATGTCCATCGACTCCCCGCTCAGCGGCGGCGAGATGTGGCTCCAGATCCTGCAGGGCGCCGCGCTGTGGGTGGTGATCTACGGAACGTTCGTGCTGAACTTCTGCGACTTCACCAGGTCCGCCCGGAGCCGCGGCTCCATCGTCCGCGGAAACGTGATCGGTATCCCGGTGAACATGCTGTTCTTCGCCGTGATCGTCGCGGTGCTCAGCGGAGCGCAGTTCAAGCTGGACGGGCACGTCATCACCAGCCCCACGGACATCGTGCGGACGATTCCGAACATGTTCCTCCTGGCCATCGCCTCGCTCGCGCTCATCGCCCTGACCGTCGCGGTGAACCTGATGGCCAACTTCGTGGCACCCATCTACGCCCTGGTCAACCTCTTCCCGCAGCGGCTGAACTTCCGCCGGGCCGGCATGGTGAGCGCCGTCGTGGGCCTGGTGATCCTGCCGTGGAACCTCTACAACAGCCCGGTCGTGGTGAACTACTTCCTCGGCGGGCTCGGGGCCCTGCTCGGGCCGCTCTTCGGTGTGATCATGGCCGACTACTGGCTGCTACGGAAGGCCCGGGTGAACGTGCCCGACCTCTACACCGACGCCGCGCAGGGCGACTACCACTACCGCCACGGTTTCAACCCCCGGGCCGTCTGGGCCTTCGTCCCCAGCGCCGCGATCGCCGTCGTCGTCGCGCTGGTGCCGTTCTTCAGCGCCGTGGCCGGATTCTCGTGGTTCGTCGGCGCCATCCTTGCCGCCGTGCTGTACGCGGCCGTCGCCGACCGCAGCATGCAGACCCGCGACGTGGACGGCGAGTCCATCGCGGTCGCCGCCGAGTGAACCATCCAGCAGAGAGCCGAACCATGCGCATCCTCGTCGTGAACGTCAACACCACGCAGTCCATCACCGACTCGATCGGTGAGCAGGCCGCCGGTGTGGCGTCACCCGGTACCGAGATCGTTCCGCTGACCCCTGCCTTCGGTGCGGAGTCGGTCGAGGGCAACTACGAGAGCTACCTCGCCGCCATCGCCGTGATGGAGGCCGTCCGCGCCTATCCGGAGCCGTTCGACGCCGTGATCCAGGCCGGGTACGGCGAACACGGCCGGGAAGGGCTGCAGGAGCTGCTCGACGTACCGGTCGTCGACATCACCGAGGCGGCCGCGAGCACCGCCCAGTTCCTGGGCCGCACCTACTCCGTGGTCACGAGCCTGGACCGTACGGTCCC
Coding sequences within it:
- a CDS encoding IS701 family transposase → MGGDLAEVRSWAGELGAVQGRFLHRFGRSEPRESALAYMRGLVAPLQRKNGWTLAEEAGHAGPDRIHRLLNRIEWDADEVLDDVRDYVVEHLGDPGAVLIVDDTGFLKKGTGSAGVQRQYSGTAGRTENCQVGVFLAYAAPLGRTLIDRRLYLPASWTDDRERCRRAGIDDEVGFATKVAMAKEMVRRAIAGKIPFRWVTADAGYGYSKGWRSELEQADVFHVMATTRHDTVVTRWAIDHPVSDLFPALPRQKWKRRSCGQGSHGPRVYDWARVEVRPWHRPDRRHWVIARRSVARPQELSYYIAYGPADATLDELIHIAGSRWAIEECFQTAKQECGLDDYQVRRYPGWHRHITLAMAAHACLTVLRARQLDTGKAETDPPSSSTSASPRSDA
- a CDS encoding aspartate/glutamate racemase family protein, whose protein sequence is MRILVVNVNTTQSITDSIGEQAAGVASPGTEIVPLTPAFGAESVEGNYESYLAAIAVMEAVRAYPEPFDAVIQAGYGEHGREGLQELLDVPVVDITEAAASTAQFLGRTYSVVTSLDRTVPLIEERLHAAGLSARCASVRASGMAVLDLERDEKAAVDAIVEQAARAVEEDHAEVICLGCGGMSGLTERVIERTGVPVVDGVTAAVTIAESLVRLGLSTSKVRTYATPRPKKILNWPPRV